From the genome of Fusobacterium varium, one region includes:
- the codB gene encoding Cytosine permease, producing the protein MSNLNNQTNIEKDSEYSLSAVPSSKKAQGLWAAMVVLVGFTFFTPSMTAGGNLGIGMNMTNFFSAMIIGNAFLGVYCGTLGYIGQKTGLTLDLLGHHSFGTTGSFLPSALISFTQIGWFGVGVAMFAIPVSGLTGIPVWILIVITGIIMTLTAYYGIKALAVLGSIAVPLIAVLGIFSLNWGITKVGGFMNIFPEKPEVPLSLATGIAIVVGSFISGGTATPNFTRFSKTAKIAVIATVVAFFVGNSIMMIFGAVGGAVTGVADIFDILILQGLAIPAVITLGLNIWTTNNNALYTAGLGVSNITKIPMKPMVLLGGVVGTVTAVWLYYNFVGFLNLLSGMIPPVGAVIILHYFTHKSEYGNKNYKYKDFNFAGIFAVIVGALIGIFIPWGIKPLNSLVSAGIVFIILDNMLNKKNS; encoded by the coding sequence ATGAGTAACTTAAACAATCAAACGAACATTGAAAAGGATTCTGAATATTCTCTTTCTGCTGTTCCATCTTCAAAAAAAGCACAGGGATTATGGGCAGCAATGGTAGTATTGGTAGGATTTACATTCTTTACTCCCAGTATGACTGCTGGAGGAAATCTTGGTATTGGTATGAATATGACCAATTTCTTTTCTGCTATGATTATTGGAAATGCATTTCTTGGGGTATACTGTGGAACTTTAGGGTATATTGGACAAAAAACTGGACTTACTCTTGATCTTCTTGGACATCATTCTTTTGGTACAACTGGTTCTTTCCTGCCTTCTGCACTTATAAGCTTTACACAAATAGGTTGGTTTGGAGTAGGAGTTGCAATGTTTGCTATTCCTGTATCTGGTCTTACTGGAATTCCTGTTTGGATTCTTATTGTTATCACTGGTATTATAATGACACTTACTGCATATTATGGGATAAAAGCCTTGGCTGTCTTAGGTTCTATTGCTGTTCCTTTGATTGCTGTACTGGGAATTTTCTCATTAAACTGGGGAATAACAAAAGTTGGTGGATTTATGAATATCTTTCCAGAAAAACCTGAAGTACCTCTAAGCCTTGCCACTGGTATAGCTATTGTTGTTGGTTCTTTTATTTCAGGTGGAACTGCAACACCTAATTTCACTCGTTTTTCTAAAACTGCAAAAATAGCTGTTATAGCCACTGTAGTTGCTTTCTTTGTTGGAAACTCAATTATGATGATATTTGGTGCTGTAGGAGGAGCTGTTACTGGAGTTGCTGATATCTTTGATATACTTATTCTTCAAGGACTTGCAATTCCTGCTGTCATAACTTTGGGACTTAACATCTGGACTACTAATAATAATGCTCTGTATACTGCTGGACTTGGAGTTTCAAATATTACTAAAATACCTATGAAGCCAATGGTGCTTTTAGGTGGAGTAGTAGGAACTGTCACTGCTGTATGGTTATACTATAACTTCGTTGGATTTCTTAATTTATTAAGTGGTATGATTCCTCCAGTAGGTGCTGTTATTATTCTCCATTATTTTACTCACAAATCTGAATATGGAAATAAAAATTATAAATATAAAGATTTTAACTTTGCTGGTATTTTTGCTGTTATTGTTGGAGCTCTAATCGGTATATTTATTCCATGGGGAATAAAACCTTTAAATTCTCTTGTCAGTGCTGGTATAGTATTTATAATTCTTGACAATATGCTTAATAAAAAAAATAGCTAG
- the codA gene encoding Cytosine deaminase has translation MLIKNIFIENSKTASDIRIEDGIFKTISSSLEALPGEEVIDCTGKSAFPPFIESHVHLDTCLTAGDPVWNMSGTLFEGIECWSKRKEKLSKEDVKDRARRAIKMQASNGIQHVRTHVDVTDPTLIAMEGMLELKDELKDFVNIQIVAFPQEGILSYPNGKQLLENAVKMGADCVGAIPHFEFTREYAVESVNFCMELAEKYGRLVDVHCDEIDDEQSKGLEVLACRALESGMKDMVTASHTTAMHSYNNAYCSKLFRLLGMSDINFVCNPLVNTHLQGRFDTYPKRRGVTRVKELLANGNNVSMGHDDIFDPWYPLGDGNMMTVVHMGLHVCQMMGYEEILNSYKLITHNAARTLHLGNSYGIKEGNPASFIVLNNDNFYNALNKQSEVLYSFNRGRLIASAVPAVKKILF, from the coding sequence ATGCTTATTAAAAATATATTTATTGAAAATAGTAAAACTGCTTCTGATATTCGTATAGAAGATGGTATATTTAAAACTATCTCTTCATCTCTTGAAGCTCTACCAGGAGAAGAGGTCATAGACTGCACTGGCAAGTCTGCTTTTCCCCCATTCATAGAAAGCCATGTACATCTCGATACATGTCTTACTGCTGGAGATCCTGTATGGAATATGTCTGGAACTCTTTTTGAAGGAATTGAATGCTGGTCTAAAAGAAAAGAAAAATTAAGTAAAGAAGATGTTAAAGATCGTGCTCGCCGTGCTATAAAGATGCAGGCTTCTAATGGTATACAGCATGTACGTACTCATGTAGATGTTACTGATCCTACACTTATTGCCATGGAAGGAATGCTGGAACTTAAAGATGAACTAAAAGATTTTGTAAATATACAAATAGTTGCATTTCCTCAAGAGGGTATATTAAGTTATCCCAATGGAAAGCAGCTTTTAGAAAATGCTGTAAAAATGGGAGCTGACTGTGTAGGTGCTATTCCTCACTTTGAATTTACTCGTGAATATGCAGTGGAAAGTGTTAATTTCTGTATGGAGCTTGCTGAAAAGTATGGACGTTTGGTAGATGTCCACTGTGATGAGATAGATGATGAACAGTCAAAAGGACTGGAAGTATTAGCCTGTCGTGCTCTTGAAAGTGGTATGAAAGATATGGTGACTGCCAGCCATACTACTGCTATGCATAGTTACAATAATGCTTATTGCAGTAAATTATTTCGTCTTTTAGGAATGAGTGATATCAATTTTGTATGTAATCCTCTTGTTAATACACACCTGCAAGGAAGATTTGATACTTACCCTAAACGTCGTGGAGTTACACGTGTGAAAGAACTTCTTGCCAATGGAAATAATGTTTCTATGGGACATGATGATATATTTGATCCTTGGTATCCTCTTGGAGATGGAAATATGATGACTGTAGTACATATGGGACTTCATGTATGTCAAATGATGGGATATGAAGAAATTCTTAACAGTTACAAACTTATTACTCATAATGCAGCACGTACTCTTCATCTTGGAAACTCTTATGGTATCAAGGAAGGAAATCCTGCCAGCTTTATAGTATTAAATAATGATAATTTCTATAATGCATTAAATAAACAAAGTGAAGTATTATACAGCTTCAACCGTGGAAGACTTATAGCTTCTGCTGTTCCAGCAGTTAAAAAAATATTATTCTAA
- a CDS encoding ribosomal-protein-alanine acetyltransferase, with translation MEAVFGEKNDFKSWIELVKIVSGNFPGLDLKCYKNILIEKIEKKETLVIKDGEKVVGALAFSYEEKEISFLAVNPEHRSKGIGLKLVKKVISLFPLGTKVTVITYRAGDEKGENARKLYKKAGFSEGRLITVFDYPCQEFIYIVK, from the coding sequence ATGGAAGCTGTATTTGGAGAAAAGAATGATTTTAAAAGCTGGATAGAGCTTGTAAAAATTGTAAGTGGAAATTTTCCAGGATTGGATTTAAAATGTTATAAAAATATATTAATTGAGAAAATAGAGAAGAAAGAAACTTTGGTAATAAAAGATGGAGAAAAAGTAGTAGGAGCTTTGGCTTTCTCATATGAAGAAAAAGAAATTAGTTTTTTAGCAGTAAATCCAGAGCATAGAAGTAAAGGGATAGGATTAAAACTTGTGAAAAAAGTTATTTCATTATTTCCACTAGGAACCAAAGTGACTGTGATTACTTATAGAGCTGGAGATGAAAAAGGAGAAAATGCCAGAAAATTATATAAAAAAGCTGGTTTTTCAGAAGGAAGGCTCATAACTGTATTTGATTATCCATGTCAGGAATTTATATATATTGTAAAATAA